Proteins from a genomic interval of Coccinella septempunctata chromosome 2, icCocSept1.1, whole genome shotgun sequence:
- the LOC123307076 gene encoding uncharacterized protein LOC123307076, whose product MAGNELAIRELNLLTKNKLIEIILTKKLPTDVKVSESTRKLVEDGTVDPISEPEIMKLKQDDITCKLLCAEKELVCANVEREYQKRLIAEMERSLSNQQVTISSQEYLIKMLKMNENNINKNCNVAAPPGKSQNQNKGHATMKQVVESKQNVSGKVNIDGNTWNDIVQKECDKQPDNKPNKHIQTVHYDINEENSNTTARNEWKVVTGKHYTKKGTVCTGINAPKQENIMGAPQKRWIYLGRIAGDTSEEAISEYLSIVVMVVWRPL is encoded by the exons ATGGCCGGCAACGAGTTGGCAATACGAGAGTTAAATCTTTTAACGAAGAACAAGTTAATAGAGATTATTTTAACCAAGAAATTACCTACTGATGTTAAAGTTAGTGAGTCTACCAGAAAACTTGTTGAGGATGGAACTGTGGATCCTATTAGTGAACCTGAAATCATGAAACTGAAGCAGGATGATATAACCTGCAAGTTATTATGTGCTGAAAAGGAACTTGTTTGTGCAAATGTGGAAAGAGAATATCAAAAGCGATTAATCGCTGAAATGGAGAGGTCTCTTTCTAATCAGCAGGTAACAATTTCATCCCAGGAATATTTgattaaaatgttgaaaatgaatgaaaacaacATAAACAAGAATTGCAACGTTGCCGCTCCTCCAGGCAAATCgcaaaatcaaaataaaggaCATGCAACCATGAAACAAGTAGTGGAATCGAAACAGAATGTATCAGGAAAAGTCAACATAGACGGCAACACCTGGAACGACATTGTGCAGAAGGAGTGCGATAAACAACCAGATAACAAGCCGAATAAACATATACAAACTGTTCACTATGATATCAATGAAGAAAATTCGAATACGACCGCAAGGAATGAATGGAAAGTGGTAACTGGGAAACATTATACCAAAAAGGGGACAGTTTGTACTGGAATAAATGCTCCTAAACAAGAAAACATTATGGGTGCACCTCAAAAACGGTGGATATATCTAGGGAGAATTGCAGGAGATACTTCGGAGGAAGCCATCTCCGAATATCTAA GTATCGTGGTCATGGTGGTGTGGCGGCCGCTGTGA
- the LOC123307078 gene encoding uncharacterized protein LOC123307078 codes for MFRCTKCNWSRSITANSFLSHAHIRPDQLAWIAYGFAWDWSHRQLRNEAVELELPPEQQTEYSESTISAWYHYCREMIIDHFDLHLHNMKLGGLGKIMQIDESKFGRRKYNRGHWVLGMMEDGSEKVAMMVVEFRDAHTLTAQIRNYILPGTTIHTDMWRGYNL; via the exons ATGTTTCGCTGCACAAAGTGCAACTGGAGTAGATCCATAACAGCAAATTCTTTCCTCAGCCATGCTCACATCCGCCCAGATCAACTGGCATGGATAGCCTACGGCTTCGCCTGGGACTGGTCACATCGCCAGCTAAGAAATGAAGCGGTTGAGTTAGAGTTGCCGCCCGAACAACAAACTGAATACAGCGAGAGCACAATCTCCGCTTG GTATCACTACTGTCGCGAAATGATCATCGATCATTTCGATTTACATCTGCACAATATGAAGCTGGGAGGTCTCGGAAAAATTATGCAGATTGATGAATCGAAATTTGGGCGGCGAAAATACAACCGTGGCCATTGGGTTCTGGGTATGATGGAGGATGGAAGCGAAAAGGTGGCGATGATGGTGGTCGAGTTCCGTGATGCTCACACGTTAACAGCGCAAATTAGGAATTATATTTTACCCGGTACCACGATCCACACGGATATGTGGCGTGGTTATAATTTATAA